The genomic stretch ggtatcttctctctaaagcacccacgatgtgcagaaacagcggacgatgcatcctaaagcgttgccggaataaggcttccccaaaacgcggttgcggagcgaagtagtccgcatacaaccgaatatgtgcagcaatgtggtcacggggtacttgagttcgacgatggatcggccgaggtaccgccgcctgctgccgccgctgcaacctctgttgtagcagcctctctatcgcaccttcaacagcgacctccaactcattctcgctatcactttcactagacattctagatatacttgaaattagagatgtagagagaaaaacttgttaacacaagtggtgcgaatgaaataaaatttaacgagccgtatatatagagtttaaaaaaaaaatttaaaaaacgggacgtccgaccggacgtccgactggacgccacaatggcggacgtccgcccgcccgtcgccgggacgtccgtatccgaccctaaacgccacaatggcggacgtcccggtcgcccgtcgcgacgtccgaccggatgtccgaccggacgtccgccattggagatgctcttaggattattctaagtgaaaataattacattaatttatggagtagtttttatttaaataatacgcAGTAATAATCGAACtgataagaaaatattattctctctttattttattttattttattgtgtggTGTGGAGACTGATGTCCAAATACATTTGAATTATTACATTAAGAAAAtcgaaatatatttatatatattcacGAAAGCGAAAGTTTGTATAAGGTTACGAATAATGCCTCTCCTTATCAGGCGTGAATATTGTTGACAAATTGATAAGTCATACCAATTATTGAACGCATGGGTTATTATATCATCTTTCTTGAataatggaataattaaattaccACGATTAGTCAATTGACTCAATTTCACATTATTACAACGTTTTGAATTTCCTTAGCGATCAATTAAACATTCTTCACTAGATCCATATATTCTTGCGTAATTTAATATGGAGGTGAGTATATTTCTATTAACTAATAAATTCAGAAAATAGAATTTGTCAGATAGTGATGACGGAAAGTTGTTGGTTGCATTAGAAGGCAACGGTGGTGCAATGGTCGTCATTGATAGTGGGTGAGAGTTGTGGTAAAACTGTTGCACGACGGTAGCTCTATTAATTGAATATAATGGAGTTTTCAAGGGTATGAGTTGATTGATTGTTACGGATTCAATGTCCCATATTAATTCTGAACTGGTATGAgatatatagactaaatggacTATCTCCTAACATGGTATTCTTTTGGGTTGAGTTCTCATATTTGGTGTGTAACATTGACCTCTCACGACGCCATCCGGATCCACTCTTAATACCACATAATAAtaagttaattaaaaataatgtatTAATTGCGAGAAAAGTATACATGTAAATTACACTTGAAATCTTAAAATTATAGTGATTGAGATTTGAACCCTTAatcattaataaaattaaatttctcgATATTTAAATTTTGGCAACGGTAAGAATTGTGTTTCCTATTCATGAAAAGAACCAGATGATAGCGTTTAAGTTTCTCGAAACCTACTGACGAGTCTTATGAATATTGTTCGAGTAGGTTTGTGATAATGCCACATATGATTAATCTTAGGGCATTCCCCATgttacaaaattaatttaagaaaaaattaatcttgaacaattaaacactaatatAACTTGTCCAATATGAATTTTTAATCCCGCATTATTATAAATTACTTGAAGAATAAATAGTCGCACATTCTAGATGTTAGTATTGTTTATTGAATATCAAAAGAATCACAATAGCGATTTCAAACTAGTCggtaaaaaataatgaaataatttttatttatcgAAATGGTATCAATCGTCTTAAAAATCATGCTGCATAAAAGTTGGATATGATCTTATGATTCTCTAATTTGCGAATTGAATCCAACATGAAAATAGAGAAATAAAGAGATATAAATAGTGCAGCAGTTAAATGGGGAAAAATTATGGCAAGGCTCACAGCCCATTGTTTATTCATACAAATTGGGCTAGGCCTAAATAATTCTTGGGCCACATCAACTCAATCATTTAAAGGTTTGCCAAATTAATGATTTAGGAATAAAATGTTTGCCAAATTAATGGCTTAGAAATTAAATTAGTGGACATTCTAACTTTTAGATTTCCTTGATAACATGTACTCCACAATAAAAACAGACAAATTTTATGTTACACACTTTACATGAGCATTGTTTGTTAGCATTTGCATTCGTTTAGATCAAGTTTAGTCTTATTTGTTTTGTGCTAtaaatttagtttgattttaatgcTTAAAATTAGTACTGATATAattaatcttaaaaattaattaaaattaaagcttaatattattttattcattaatttgaagttataaagaaaatagataaaccgcaaaaaaaataagaaatcaGTTGGGCGAAAACATTCACACAAGCTATTAAAGTTGAAAGATCGATTGTCATAAAAAATGGATAGCccatttaaatattattttcattaaaaattttaatcatgTCAGTGACTGACTGCTATGACAATTATGATGGGATTAGTATAGATGATTATTAACTACAggctaaaaataataatactaactAAAGCATCATTTTGCAGATTTCTCAAATATTTTTTGTCCCTAGCTACGTGATTGATTCAGATAATGCTCTTTCTTTACCTATACTATATATACCTGTAGCCTAACCCTTctcttttaaaatttatttcaatttcaattggAATCTTTAAGGTTCAACCAAATAATCCTAGATTGTGAGAAAATCAGCTTTTCCCCTCGTAGGTGTCAAATTGTCAAACGAATTTATTATGGGGTATTTGAGTGCCAATGGAATTCATTACAATTAAAAACTGGGTGAAAACAAATCAGTGGCTAATTTAAATGAGGTTGAGGTTTTGGTTTTGATCGATCCTTGAGTTGACCTTTGGATTTGACGTGAATCATGCGTATGACACCTCTATTCCAAACCTTCAAGATTAAAGTTCACCGAAGGACGATGCACCGTGTCTGCCTTTCGACGCCGCCAAAAAAAATTGCATCTCATCCCACTCGTCATTTCATAgttttatttagaaaaaaataaatctatCATTGGGAATTATTAACTTTAGTGCACATGATATAACCCAAATAATATCTTTACAAATAATATCTTTCTATAGGTCTTTCAATTCatatgagttttaataaatgttaggAGGTATGTAGATAAGTAGAAAAATAGGTACACATTTGCTGTAAAAAGATAATGGTGGGGTGATTTTCGAAAAATGAATAATGCACACTTTTAGGAGACGGAATAAATTGTTAAAATGGGTACACATCTAATACTACTAAAAATAATCAGTTCCCAAACAAGTTACACTTCAATTAATTAGTAACAAAAATATATCTCAACGTCTACTTGCGTTTATGATTCTTGAAAGTAGATGGTAAAGATTAGccgattaaataaaaaatctgaATACTCTTCACTTGTCCCTATAAagctacaaaaaaaattaaaatatagagtgaaaattgtataattaatccataattaacGCATCTTAATTAAAGCCCCAACAAATCAAATCTTAGTCTAAATCTTAGGGGAGACATGTTTCAATAAGCCTATGAATAAAAGTAGGATTTTATGCTGTCGATCTCACTTTCTCCCTAATTAATTAACTATGGTTTTAGTAAACCCCATATCTAGTTAACTAGGGCGGTTAATTTTTGATAATGATTGCTTTTCGATGATGCTAATTGCTAGTTGCTAccccaatttaaaataaaatatttaacacATATAGACACATAAAAAAGAGCATCATTCTAATTACACTTGGTACCATTAAAGGGAAGAAAATAGTGTTGTAaggtagaaaaaaaaagaaagcacTTTCCTTTTGGCCCATACCATGTTTCCTCAATAACCTCATTGATTTGATTTCCCACTCCAAAAATTTCCCATCTCACTATATCACTAATCACATTTCATCTCTCCCTTCAATAATCATGTCTAATAGTGGGAGAGTGGAAGGCTCATCTTCCGCAACGACTGCCACTGCACCGCCTCTAAGCCGATACGAGTCCCAGAAGCGTCGCGACTGGAACACGTTCGGCCAGTACCTGCGGAACCAGCGTCCGCCCTTGTCCGTGCCAGATTGCAACTACGGGCACGTCTTGGAGTTCATGCGCTACCTCGACCAGTTCGGGAAGACAAAGGTGCACATGCAAGGGTGCGTGTTTTTCGGGCAGCCAGAGCCGGCGGGCCCCTGCACCTGTCCACTCAGGCAGGCGTGGGGCAGCCTGGACGCCCTCATAGGCCGCCTCAGGGCGGCCTATGAGGAGAATGGAGGGGTTCAGGAGACCAATCCGTTCGCCAATGGGGCGATACGGGTCTACCTCCGGGAGGTCAGGGATTCCCAGGCCAAGGCGCGGGGAATCCCGTatcggaagaagaagaagaggaagaagactaGTGAAACAGTCACCTCCACTTTTCACCCTATGCAGCATTCTGAGGTCTGAGTTTCTACTAAGGTGAGTTTTTTATAACATTTCTTGAATTTTATTATgtcaaaattgattttttaatataattatatggagtatttttgCTTAGGTCTGCAGCTGCAGAATAGGAACCCTAAATtaattcaaaaccctaatttgcaTGCCCTTTTGCTACTAATTAAGAgtgtataaaaatatataaatatgcagCTTCAGTTCTTGAACATGAACATGTATACTTGAAACCAGCAaagagttttattttattttcttgtattttattttgtgggatttgattttttttaataatttaatcatataaatatatgttttgGTGTTCACAATTTTGGGGGTGAGTTGTTGAAATTCCAACACACACATGTATGTATATGTAGATTAATTATTTTCTCAATTGCATCAGTAGCTTGTTTGTATTGGGCTCAAATTTTTAATACTATACTTTTTCTTTCATTAAATTATAATCAGTGACAACCATAGGAATGTCTTTTCTCTTTCTAAAGTAACAtcaattttttgttgttgtCTCATATCTCTACAAAGATGAAGAGTCTGTTGCTTTGTCATTTCTATTAAACAGTAACATTAGTTAATTATGAGCAAGTACTCCTCAGATGATTAATTGACATATATGtctattttcttctatttttgtGCTAACGCCCATTTTTGCTTCAAATTTCAAACAACTCTCTTCAACATTTCATTCCATATCAATTTGTatgcatgtgtgtgtgtgtatgtgtgagaGAGAAGGAGGATTTATTGGTATcactataatttaatttttgcttCATAAGTAGGAAATAGGAGTTGGATTCTGCTTAAAATTACCTAGAGTTGGAGTAAATATGATGATTTTAAGATGAGTTAGTTTATTCTCCCATGAATGACTCTCAAATATACTCAAAATCACAATGATATGCCAACATATTCATCCTCAATTAGCTCACTAATTGTTTCCctaatacatatttaaattatgaaggACATTTTTGATTAAAATATTGATCTGGTCAATTTAGAAAATGAATTCCTTTTAATTTGCAAATATAGATTTAAGCAGATTCTGCGTGGTAAAAATTATTACTAGGCAAATTAAGATATGATATTAGCTGTCCTCATTACTATTTATCaattgtgtgtttgtgttgcCTATTTTTCTTCATTACTATTAATTACATATTCTTACTTATATAGTAGGAGTACTTGGAGGTTGTATGCTTGTGCAAGTGACCATATATCTAGAGTGGTAGGTGGGCTTAATTAATAAGGTtttaaataagagagaataatatatatattaacatATTTGGTGACAAGTTTAACATTGTTGAATTTGTAATTTGCAGCAATCTTGAAAGTGAAAGAAGAGAAGATATATGGCTAAAATGATCCATTCAGAATTCAGAGATAATTGCAGTTTTAAGCTTATAGCCGAATTGAACAAGCATACTGCAATTCATcaattttatatactagtactgTTTATTTGTTATAAACAAAAGAATTTTGATGGGATTTATATTTCTTAGAAATATCAGTAATTAACAGCATTATATTTATCTGTTTTGTTGATGCACGATTTAAATGTCTTTATTTTAAGTTTTGTTTAAGCAACTGGACATTGAGTTTATGATATGTAGTAGTAGTTTATTTCAAGTTTTGTTGATGCACGCTTTTCGGTGTTTGCAAAATCTAGCTAGCTATATAAGTAGTTCTCCtacttattattataaatagggatgaTTAATAGTTAATCAGTCGATTATGTTATTATCGAACCGATCACGTTGTTAATCAATTTAGAAACCACACCTGATAATAAAAAAGGTTTAATGATCGAGTGTGTGTGTTGGCCTAGTAGTATAGTGATACAAGCCAAAGGtcacaaatttcaaatttatgttcattttaaCAGCAAAACCTGCTTTGACTTATTACTTATTAACTGCATTACTTAATATCTTGGAGTTGACATCCTATTTAGAATCATTATCTCAGTACTATTGTATGGTTACAAATTTTCATCCACGCGAACTATTACAAAATAATCTTAGAATTAAAATCCATAGTATATCTATTTAAATTGACTAGAAGTCCAATATCCTTCCACCAATCAAGATAGCTTCCTATTAAGAATCAAGATCGAgtgtacaataaaaaaaaagtatagaTTATATATGTGAATGAAAGAATGAGAACATTACGGATTTTAACATTTTATGTTAACATTATGACGCAATTAAGATATTAAAAGGATCATAAGTATTTGAATGAATTGAATGATCAATTTTGATATTaatatttacatatattttGAGCTGAATAGAGTTGTTGTGCGGCGGAGGTTGGCCGTGGCAGTGACCGGTGGGTGGAAGTTTAGAGCTGTCAATATTATtagttttattgttttatatgaaaaaataataaaatgcaaaaaTTGTAGTGAGAAACAATGGTATTTTGTTGATTAGTAAAATGCTGTATAGGGATTATTCAACAATACTTTGCCACTGTTTGGAATTATCTTTTGGACCCGACGGAAAAAAAAAGCATCTTACCAATTAGGCTGCACTGCATAGTCATATTACCATTTGCACTTACCTTCAACTTAAAGGACAATTTTGTGAGTAAATTAACTTTCAAGAAATACACAATGAGGTAGGGACGGACCCTTCATTTCTTCTTATACCATTACCATATCCAGCAGGACcagcacacacatacacacacacactgaacataggaattaaaataaaatgggtCCACTGTATTCATCTAATTCACAATAACAGTAATAATCTACTAGTCCTAAATCAGTTTAAATAAAGCTGGGTATCTAAACAACTAGACAATTGAATGACCAAGCATCAATATTACTTCAAAAGCTGATAACTATGCATCCACTCCACCAATCACTGCTTTGTTCCTCTTCCGTCTCCAGGCAACACCCAAACCTATTTATCCAAACCTATTTATCCCAAACAAAGTTGCGTATTCAAACCCAAATACTAATCTGTGACGAAGTAATCTTCAGGAACATAAAATTTTAGACCAACAGCCTGCAGTTAccaaattgaaaatttaaagaaaaatagttAGCAAAGCAAATCGTGCTAAAAAGGACTAAGGGATGAGCTACCATAGAAGACTTTCATTAAGTTATTTTCCACCCCAAAAGTTGTCCTCTACTCCCTAATGAAGCTGACGCGCCAGCGTAAGAATGAAAACATGATAGCCTACTAAATGCACATGAGTATTCAATAGCATAAGCTTGAGATATATTCAATAAGAAATCCATTGCTTAGAAATAAACCTGTGCAAATTTTTTGTCAGCATCACTGTGATCTCCTGCTCTTCCAGCCGCATCACCAACATAAAAGGACCTAGAGAAAACATAGACAGGTCAGCTAACAATTTTTTTACCTCAGCggtaattttacatttttttcatCATGCCATAAATTGCTAGAGTAGTCCTCAAGGAATGACCTATTTGTGAAAGAACCTATTTTACTTTGATATTGCAAACACCCCGTAGACGATTATATTTGTCTTACAAACATTATCTTGGACAGAGGTAATTGTAATTTGTATGACAGAAACAGATGTGTGAGGTTATATGTGATTTACAGAATTAGCTAAGATTTCTAAAATAGATCTCAAGGATAGTTTATATAGTTTGTCCCTTAAGAATGAAACAAGAGAACTTCAAAGCCAAGATACTGAGCAAGAAAATAACTGTTCCATGTCAATCGGGAGACTAGAATTGAACTCTTTCTCCATAATCTTCCACATCCCAGGTTTTGGTTTCCGAAAGGGATCCTCAGATTGACCACTACTCACTCCACAAGCTATGAAAACCTGCATACAGCTAGTATTaagtatgatttttttattcttcaAGTAGTCAATCAGTGATGCAAAAAAGTGTTGGAAAATGGAAATTTCCTATGAAAAGAGTCTCATTTGTGCTCAAACCAAAAAGGTTCATGTTGACGCAGTATATTTCTCTTCAAAATGAGTGGATGGAGGTAGATTGGAGATATATTATATGGAAGTGCGATTGAATCattcaatttttacaaataaacaAGGAAGATTCTAAT from Salvia splendens isolate huo1 chromosome 15, SspV2, whole genome shotgun sequence encodes the following:
- the LOC121768381 gene encoding protein LIGHT-DEPENDENT SHORT HYPOCOTYLS 10-like, coding for MSNSGRVEGSSSATTATAPPLSRYESQKRRDWNTFGQYLRNQRPPLSVPDCNYGHVLEFMRYLDQFGKTKVHMQGCVFFGQPEPAGPCTCPLRQAWGSLDALIGRLRAAYEENGGVQETNPFANGAIRVYLREVRDSQAKARGIPYRKKKKRKKTSETVTSTFHPMQHSEV